The following coding sequences lie in one Homalodisca vitripennis isolate AUS2020 chromosome X, UT_GWSS_2.1, whole genome shotgun sequence genomic window:
- the LOC124370066 gene encoding uncharacterized protein LOC124370066 — protein MMFKKLICFCLLVTIVRTHLTDEISSSIDTTPPTSNSVAQHFEELKKDGTNPKHNGISPRSSGSLFGLGIGANLLDVHAGAGIGHGRGGYGDMGQGFVGEPAGGHYSQQPRYPQFPWYPQPPRYPGSMETRMLFYPDYPPDYIRL, from the exons ATGATGTTTAAGAAACTCATCTGTTTCTGCCTGCTAGTAACGATAGTTCGCACCCACTTAACg GACGAAATCTCCAGCTCCATAGACACAACTCCCCCAACATCCAACAGTGTGGCCCAACATTTTGAAGAACTTAAGAAAGATGGAACAAATCCTAAGCATAATGGAATTTCTCCTCGCTCCTCGGGCTCGCTTTTCGGACTTGGGATCGGTGCAAATCTCCTAGACGTGCATGCAGGTGCAGGTATAGGCCATGGCCGTGGAGGATATGGTGATATGGGCCAAGGGTTTGTTGGCGAACCTGCGGGAGGCCATTATTCACAACAACCCCGGTATCCACAATTCCCATGGTATCCACAACCTCCACGGTACCCTGGATCCATGGAAACACGAATGCTTTTCTATCCAGATTACCCTCCGGATTATATACGCTTGTAG